From Bradyrhizobium sp. AZCC 1610:
ACATCATCAGTCGATTTTCTGCGCTGAGTTCTGCGCCGAACCACTGCGTAAAGGTCGGCGAGTCCGGCCGAAGATCGACAATAACGTCATAGACCGCGCCACGGATGCACCGCACCACCTTGATTTCGGCGGAAGGCGCCAATTGATAGTGCATGCCGCGAAGCGTGCCTGCCCGCGAACTCAGTGCATTGTTGATTTGGGCGATCGCGGTAGGGATGCCGGCAGCGCCGAATTCCTGATCGCAGAACAGGCGGGCGAAGAAACCCCGATCGTCGCCACGCTTGTCGAGTTCAATCGTGAAGGCGCCGGAAAGCGGGGTGGGGTGAAACTTCATGTCTGCGATCGTCTCGTCAGTTGCAACTGGTTGCGTATCGAGCCGCGAGCTACCCGCTGGCCAAACTCCGACTTACCAGGTTTTCCAAGGTGCCTTGTTGTTGGCCCACAAATCTTCCAGGTAACGCCTGTCCCGCAACGTATCCATCGGGTGCCAGAAGCCGTCGTGAAGGAACACGCTGAGCTGGCCCTCCTCCGCCAGATTCGTCATCGGTTCTTTTTCCCATACGGTGGCGTCGCCTTCGATGTAATCGCCGACCTTGGGCGAAAGCACGAAGAAGCCGCCATTGATCCAGTTGCCGTCGCCGCGCGGCTTTTCCTGAAAGCCGGTAACGCGGCTGCCCTGATGATTGATGGCGCCAAAGCGGCCGGGCGGCTGCGTGCCGGTCACGGTCGCCAGACGCCCCTCGCGGCGATGGAAGGCGATGCTTTCGGTGATGTCGATATCGGCCACGCCGTCGCCATAGGTCAGGCAGAAGGCGTCGTCATCGCCGATATAGGGGAGGATTCGCTTGATGCGCCCGCCGATCATGGTTTCTTCGCCGGTGTCGATCAGCGTCACCCGCCACGGCTCGGCGTGCTTCTGCAGAACCTCCATCCGGTTTTCGCGAAGGTCGAAGGTGACGTTCGATTGATGCAGGAAGTAGTTGGAGAAGTATTCCTTGATCACGTAGCCCTTGTAGCCAAGGCAAATGATGAAGTCGTTGATGCCGTGGCTGCTGTAGATCTTCATGATGTGCCAAAGGATCGGCTTGCCGCCGATTTCGATCATCGGCTTGGGACGAACATCGGTCTCCTCGGCAAACCGAGTTCCCAGGCCACCGGCCAGCAATACTGCGCGCATTAATTTGCCATTCAATACGTTGAGATTAATAGGTTTACCGCTATTCCCTACATGAAATGGCGAGGCCATGCGAGGCCGTGCCGTCATTTCGTGACAGAATGGTTTATTTGACCCCGTCAATTTACGGGTTCCCGCGCTGGCAACGAGGCACGAAATCGATTCCGCGGCCACGCATACGCGCGTTGAGGTTGAGCGCGGTCGAGTAAGGTTGACGGGTTAGCTTAATCGACGGCTTTGATTGAGCCGCTCACGGGCGAAGCTATGATGAAGCATGAAGCGAAATCGCCTGCGTCGGAAGGTTGTCACCAAGCGTAAATCGCGGGCTCGGCCCGAAGATCTCGCGCAAAGATATCGGGAAGTGTGCGAACTCCGGCGCAAGCTCGAATGCGTTACAGCCAAGGTGTCTTCCCTGCGTTCCAGACAAGTTGAGGTGTGAGCGCGCCGTCGCCTGTATCGGCGCGACGTGCTTTCAATGCCGGAGTTCAGTCCGATGAGCCGTGATAATCCGTTTCAAGTTACGTCGTTCAGCCCCGAGCGGGCGTGGGCGGATGCCTGGCATCTTTGGACGGTCATGGTGCCGAGGCGCTCGATCACGGGGCGGCTGTTGTGGGGCAAGGTATGGCGCCGGCACGACGGCAGACGCTGGATCTACAAGAAGTTCGTCGAATACGAACCCGACGATCTCGTCTGACCGATCGATTGCCTCGCTCAGGCGTTGCGGGACGCGCCGTTACTACGTTCTGAGCGAAATGCCAGTGCAACGCCGATGGCGATGACGGTCATCGTTGCCAGCAGACTGGCCGGAGCGGTGCAGTTGATGCACGTCCCAACGATCGAGAAGGTCTCGCTCACGGGAGCTGTGACAAGGTTCATCATACCGTAATCCTGACATTCAAGGCTGAGAGCGCAGGGCCGAAATTAAATATAGCAGCTCTGGCCCGATCCAGCCAGTCGAAGCGCGTTCAAGCCAGGGCTCATCTGCTCGACGTCGGGTTCATATTAATGGGCCCGAAGCGGACCTATTATCTCTCCGGTTATCCTCGCCGCGAGTTTTTCCCGGAAGATCTCGCGTTCGCGCCTCCCGCGGCCCGGCCGATTTACTGTCAATTAACTATGATGTTTTACCAAATATTTACGCGCCGAAAATCGTCCACGGCGCGAAGTCGTTGGGGGTTTTACCTTTGTTGCCTTCTCGTAGCCTTGCGACGAGGTCAGCCGCCTGTTGGGCGGCAATACTCGTTGTGTCGGGCTGCACCACCACCCCCATCGCGACGCCTTTGACCACGGTGTCACAACCCAGATTGGCTTCGGGACAGCCGGTTTCCCTGGAGCAAACCTACGCGTATGACGGCGGCCCTACCGGCGCCGTGCCGCTTCCATCCCCTTCATCGCCGGCGGTAGCCGTCATGGACGGCGGCAGCGGCAGCATGATCGGCGGGACGTATTCGAAGCGGAAGACCGCCGGCGCGGATGGGAATGTGGTTCTCAATCTGGCAAGCGTTCCGCTTCAGCAAGCCGCCAAGACCGTTCTCGGCGACATGATCGGCGTGAACTACGTCGTCGACCCGCGCGTCGACGGTGTCATTTCGGTGCAAACGACGCGTCCGGTCAGCAAGGCCGAGGCGATGGAGATGTTCCAGACCGCGCTGGTGCCGATCGGCGCGGTGCTGGTGCAAAGCCGCGGCACCTACC
This genomic window contains:
- the rfbF gene encoding glucose-1-phosphate cytidylyltransferase; amino-acid sequence: MRAVLLAGGLGTRFAEETDVRPKPMIEIGGKPILWHIMKIYSSHGINDFIICLGYKGYVIKEYFSNYFLHQSNVTFDLRENRMEVLQKHAEPWRVTLIDTGEETMIGGRIKRILPYIGDDDAFCLTYGDGVADIDITESIAFHRREGRLATVTGTQPPGRFGAINHQGSRVTGFQEKPRGDGNWINGGFFVLSPKVGDYIEGDATVWEKEPMTNLAEEGQLSVFLHDGFWHPMDTLRDRRYLEDLWANNKAPWKTW
- the rfbC gene encoding dTDP-4-dehydrorhamnose 3,5-epimerase; protein product: MKFHPTPLSGAFTIELDKRGDDRGFFARLFCDQEFGAAGIPTAIAQINNALSSRAGTLRGMHYQLAPSAEIKVVRCIRGAVYDVIVDLRPDSPTFTQWFGAELSAENRLMMYAPRGFAHGIMTLTDDSETLYLVSTPYDPERERGLRYNDPRFGIAWPRPVTEISEKDRTWPDFDPDFHGIESLRGLV